The genomic region GGACGTGCCGGCCGAACTCGCGGCCGGCACCACCTGGGGCGTTCCCTGGCCTGCGGGCTCGTTCGCCGAGGACCAGGATTTCTCGCTGACGACGGAGTCGGGACAGGACGTCCCGGTGCAGAGCTGGCCGACCGGATGGTGGCCGGACGGCTCCGTGAAGTGGACCGCTCATGCCATCAGCGGCACGGCCGCGCGGAGTGAGAGCTACCGGCTCGCGGCCGGCACCGCGGCGAAGCCGGAATCCGCCCTCAAGGTGCACAGCGGACGTGATCAGATCACTGTGAACACAGGTGTGATCGAGGTGGTGTTCCCTCGCAAGGGCGGCCTGGTCATCAAGTCGATCCGGCGCGGAGGCACGGTGATCGCGGAGAACGGCCACCTGATCGCCTCCCGCCAGGACAAGCCGAGTACGGACCCGTCGCCGGTGGTCAAGACCGAGTCGTTCACCGGCATCGTGAGTGCCGTGACCGTGGAGCAGGACGGGCCGGTACGTGCCGTGATCAAGGTCGAGGGGAAGCACAAGAAGGCACGGCGCGCCTGGCTGCCCTTCGTGGTGCGCTTCTACCTGTACGCCGGATCGGACGGCATCCGCACCGTGCACAACTTCGTGTTCGACGGTGACGAGAAGAAGGACTTCATCAACGGTCTCGGTATACGTTTCGGCGTACCGATGCGCGGTGAGCCGCACGACCGGCACGTCCGCCTCGCCGGACAGGACCAGGGTGTCCTCTCCGAGGCGGTCCGCGGCCTCACAGGGCTGCGACGTGACCCCGGCGCGGCCGTGCGTGCGGCGCAGCACGAGGGCAGGGCGACTCCCGACCCGAGCACCTGGGACAGCCGCGTCACGTCCCGCCTGCAGTACATCCCCGCGTTCGGCGACTACAGCCTCCGGCAGCTCAACGCCCATGGGTTCGAGATCCACAAGCGGACGAAGCCCGGCCATTCATGGATCCGCGTGGACGGAGGCAAGCGCGCGGAAGGTCTCGGCTATGTGGGCTCACCCACGGGCGGACTCGCCTTCGGCATGCGCAACTTCTGGCAACTGCACCCCACCGAGCTGGAGATCGCAGGTGCGGCCGGCGAGACGGCCCAGGTCACCGTGTGGATGTGGTCCCCGCGTGCGAGCGCCATGGACCTGCGCTTCTACCACGACGGCATGGGCCAGGACACCTATCCCGAACAGCTCGAAGGCCTTGAGATCACCTACGAGGACTACGAACCGGGCTTCGGGACTCCCTACGGCGTCGCCCGTACCACCGAGATGACCTTCTGGGCCCTGGAGGCGACACCGAGTGCCGAGCGCTTCGCCTCGCTCGCCGCGGCCAACTCCACACCACCACTGCTCGCCAGCAGCCCCGAACACAACCACAGCGCGAGAATCTTCGGCTCGTGGAGCCCGGTGGACCGTTCGGTCCCGGCGAAGGCGGAGATCGAGGACAAGCTCCAGGCCATCCACCGCTACCACCGCGAGCAGGTGGACCAGCGTTCCTGGTACGGCTTCTGGGACTACGGCGACATCATGCACAACTACGACGGCGACCGGCACACCTGGTCCTACGACGTCGGTGGGCACGCCTGGGACAACTCCGAGCTCTCCACCGACCTGTGGCTCTGGTACCACTACCTGCGCACCGGCGACGCCTCCGCCTTCCGCTTCGCGGAGGCCATGACCCGCCACACCGGGGAGGTGGACATGTACCACATCGGCAAGTACCAGGGGCTGGGGACCCGGCACGGCGTCATGCACTGGGGCGACAGCGCCAAACAGGTACGCATAAGCAACGCCGGCTACAAGCGCATCTTCTACTTCCTCACCGCGGACGAACGCGTTGGCGACGTCCTGCACGATCTCGTCGACGCCGACCGCAGCTTCCTCGTCCTCGATCCCGTACGGAAGATCAGGGAAGGCGACCCCTTCGAGCCGGAGCCGAAGGCGATGCCCGTCGGAACCACCACCGACTGGGGATCACTGGCCATGGCCTGGCTCACCGAGTGGGAGCGGCACGGCAGGTCCATCGCCCGTACGAAGCTGGTCAACGGAGCCACGACCATTGCGGCCATGCCCAACGGATGGGTGCAGAGCGGGGCGATCACCTACGACCTCGCTGACGGCAGGTTCATCGGTCCCACGGAGCCGAGTGTGTACATAGGGTCCCTGAGCTCCGTGTTCGGGCTGATCGAAGTCATGACCGAGGTGGTGGACCTGGTCGACGACGAGAACGTCCGGAAGCAGTGGCTGATGTTCTGCCGCCTGTACAACGCCACCAAGGACGAACAGCGGGCAGTCACGGGCTCGGACTGGGGAAACCTCAATCTCCGCCAGGCCTACTCCCGGGCCACCGCATACGCCGCCCACCAGCTCGACGACGACGCCCTGGCCCTGCGCGCCTGGAAGGAGCTGCGCACCGGGCACGCGGGATACCCCGCCGACCACGACTTCACCTCTCGTCGGTTCGAGGGCCCCGACGTGCTCAACCCCGTGGACGAGGCAAGATTCTCCGCCAACGCCAGCGCACAGTTCGGGCTCGCCGCCATCCAGTGCCTGGCCCTGGTGGGAGACAGGGCCTGAGGTCGGACACCGGAGCGCTCCAGCTCGGAGCAAGATCGATCAACCTCCTCTAGGATCGTTGAGATCTGTCCACCGGAGGGGGTGCCATGACCGACATGCTCGTCGCTCAGCGACGCGAGCGGCTGCTCAGTGAGCTGCGGGCGTCCGGTGGTCTCAAGGTCGTCGAACTCGCCGCGCGTCTCGGAGTCTCCCGGGCCACGGTGCGGCGAGATCTGCTCGACCTGGAGAACGAGGGTGTGCTGAGCCGGGTGCGCGGCGGTGCGATGCTCGCCACGCCCGCACCCTCCGCGGTGGCCCAGTCCGTCTCGGCAGGCGGCTCGATCGCGAAGCCGGAGCGGACGCTGGGGCTCCTCGTGCCGTCCGCGACCTACTACTACCCGCGTGTGGTCGCCGGTGTCCGGGAGGTCGCCACCGCGCACGACGCACGGGTCGTCATCAGCCTGACCGACTACACCCGCGACAGCGACGCACAGCGCATCGAGGAACTCGCCGAGTCGGGCGCGTCCGGTCTGCTGGTCGCCTCGCCGGGCGGACACGAGCTGCCTGACAAGACCCTCCACGAGCTGGAGCGGACCGGCCTCCCCTTCGTACTGCTCGAGCGGCAACCGCAGGACCCCTTCGCCGCCTGCGAGTTCGTCGCCACCGACCACCGGCAGGGCGCATTCGCCGCCGTACGCCATCTGGTGCGACTCGGACACGCGAAGGTGGCGCTGTTCACCAACGGCAGTCCCACCGCGTCCCTGCTGCAGGCAGGCCATCAGGCTGCGGTCAGCCGACTGCAGCTGGAACAGGGCGCGCCCGTGCTCGACAGCGGGCGGCCGACCCTGGGCTCGACGGAAGCGGCCGCGCAGTACGACCAGTTCATCGAGGAGTGCCTGGCCGGCGGTGTCCGCGCCGCCCTCGTGCACTCCGATCACGATGCCATCGAGCTCATGCGACGCATGCGCCTTCGCCATCTGCACGCGCCGAAGGACCTCGCCCTCATCGCCTACGACGACGAGATCGCCTCGCTCGCGGATGTACCCCTGACGGCTGTCGCACCCCCGAAACACGAAATCGGACAGCAGGCGGCGCGACTGCTCCTGGACCGTCTGGACGCCTCGGACCCGCACTCGGTCCCCGTACGGCAGTTGTTCATGCAGCCCCGCCTCACCATCAGGGCGTCCTGCGGTACGCAGGCCGGATCCTGACAGCCGGTTCCTCCCTCCGATCCCGGTAGCCCGCTACCGGGATCGGAGGCATGCCGAGGGACCGTTTTGGTCGTAGCTATTGACGTGTCCCGATCAAATGAGCAGCATGCGTCGAAACGAAGCAATTTGAAGCGTCGGGGCGGTCGAGTGCGCGAATGCTGGGCGGAACAGCATGCGCGGACAGGACGATGAAGGCGCTCCGGCACGCGTAGGGCGATGCCAAGGAGGTTTTCGTGCACCAGCAGCAGAAGCACCGCCGGAGCAGGGTCCGGTGGGCGGTAGGGACGATGGCGGCGGTGATCGCCGGTGCCGCGGCCATGGTCGCCGGCCCGCCCAGAGCCGACGCCACCTCCGTCACGCAGGAGGGGCGACCCGCCGTGGCAGCCGCCGCGCGGACCATGGAGAACCTCGATCGGGCGGTCGTGGCCGTACGCAGCAGCGACACCGACGTACTCGTCACATGGCGCCTGCTCGGGCTCGACCCCGACGACATCGGGTTCAATCTGTACCGGTCCACGGGTGGCGCCGCCTCGACCAAGCTCAACGCCGAAGTGCTGACCGGAGCGACGAACTTCGTCGATTCCACCGCCGACCTCACGAAGACGAACAGCTACCGCGTTCGTCCGGTGAGGGGTGGAAAGGAGCAGGCTTCCAGCAAGATCTTCACGCTGTCGGCGAATCACGCCAAGGAGCCCGTGGTCCGCATCCCCCTCCAGGAGGGCGGCCCGATCAAGTTCACCTGGGTCGGCGACCTCGACGGTGACGGCCGCTACGACTACGTGGTGGACCGCCAGACCTCCCCCCAGCGGATCGAGGCCTACCGCAGCGACGGCACGCTGCTGTGGCGCATGGACATGGGGCACAACAGCACGGACCAGAACAACATCGAAGGCGGCTCGGCCACCATCGACGTAGGGCACTGGGACGGCGTCACGGTCCACGACCTCGACGGCGACGGCCGGGCCGAGGTCGCCGTCCGCATAGCCGACGGTGTCACCTTCGGCGACGGCGAGACGTTCTCCTACGGCGATGACACGCACCAGTTCATCGCGATCCTCGACGGTCGGACGGGAGCCGCGAGGGCCACCGCTCCCGTACCCGACGACTACCTCGCCGACGGTCCGATGTACGCCCGCTTCGGTGTGGGGTATCTGGACGGCTCCACGCCGAGCCTGGTCGTTTACATGAAGAACCGGGTCGGCAACGGCGGCTTCAACCTCATGATGACCGCCTGGAAGTTCGACGGCAGTGCTGTGGACCGGCAATGGAAGTGGCTGCGGGGAGATCAGGACGCTCCCGACGGACACAACACGCGGATCGTCGACGTCGACGGTGACGGCAAGGACGAGATCGCCGAGATCGGGTTCGTCCTGAACGGCGACGGAACGCTTCGCTACTCACTGGCGCCCGAAGGCGTCATCCACGGCGACCGCTTCTACCTGGCGAAGATGGATCCCGACCGCCCAGGCCTCCAGGGCTACGGCATCCAGCAGGACAACCCCAGCGGCCTGCGCGAGTACTACTACGACGCCGCCGACGGCAGCATGATCTGGCAGCACGAGGCGGACGGCGTCGCCGATGTGGGACGAGGGCTGGTCGGGGACATCGACCCGGGCCACCCCGGTATGGAGGCCTGGTCCTTCTCCGGCATCTACAACGCACCGGCCGGGAAGCTGACCGAGTCCGACACCTCGCTCAGCCCGTGGCCCGCCCTGGGACTCTGGTGGGACGGGGACCTCACCATGGAACTGCTCAACAACCACAAGCTGGAGAAGTGGAACCCGGAGGCGCCGACGGCCAGCAACAGCCTGCCGAGGGTGCTGACCACCTCGAAGTTCGGGGCCGTGGGCGTGGGCAGCGCCGGCAACCCGACCATGGTCGGCGACATCATGGGCGACTGGCGGGAGGAAGCCGTCTACTCCAACGCCGACAACGACGAACTCATCGTCTTCACCACGGACCGGCCCACGGAGACGCGGCTGTACACCCTCGCCCACAATCCGGCCTACCGGAACGACATGACGGTCAAGGGCTACATGCAGTCCCATGAGGTCGACTACTTCCTCGGCGACGGCATGGCCGAGCCGCCCCGGCCCGACATCTCCTACGCGCCGACCGGTTCCTGAGAGTTCCCGCGGGACGAGACCTCCGGTGTCCCGGGCGGCGTCGCCCGGGACACCGGAGGCAGGAGTGCCGAAGCCGGCCGACGTGATCCCTCACCGGCCGGCCGCACGGTCTCAGCGGATCAGTCGCGAGGGGACGAGCCGCTGGGCCTTCAGGTCCCCGAGTACGAGGGCCGCGTAACGGGTCGCCCCGTGGACGGAGGTGTGGGTGTTGTCACCGTTGACGTCCGTCAGGTACAGATCGCGGGACTCCAGGGGGCCGAGGCGTTCCACGAGCTCCTGCGACATCGCCGTCAGGTCGACCAGAGGGACGTCGAGCTCCTGCGCCAGGGAACGCATCTCGACCGGCAGGTTGGCCTGCCCGGTGACGTGGAGGGCGACATCGTTGAGCGTCCCGTCGCTGTTGAAGCGCCGCCGGACGATGGGAGTGACGAACACGGGCCGTCCGCCCTTGGCGGTGACCCGCTCGGCCATGGCGGTCAGATTGGCACGGTAGGCGGTCGCTGTCGTGGTCTTGTCGTTGTGGGCCAGCTGGATGAGGACGAGGTCCCCCCGCCGGATCCGGGCCTCCAGGGCGTCGAACAGCACGGGATTGTCCAGGAAGCTCTGTGTCGACTCACCGGAGTCCGCGTAGTTGGCGACCGAGATCCCGCGTCGGAGGAACTGGGTGAGTTCCTGCCCCCACCCCGCGTACGGGACGTACCACTGGTCGCACACCGTGGAGTCGCCTGCCAGCAGGATCTGCGGAGTGCGGTGCGCCGGGGTCACATCGAGTCCGGAAAGCCGGGGTGCGGCACCCTCGAAGCGGAGATCGAGGCCGGGGGTTCCGGTCGGGTCCGTGGGCTGGCCCTCCGGCTCGCGCACGTTCACGGTGAACGTGCGCAGTGCGTGCCGTCCGGCTTCGGTCGGCGTCTCGGCGAGCATCGTCCGCCGTGCCTCGGCCAGGACGCTGGTGCTTCCCGGAGTGCCGCCCCCCAGCAGGGCGGAGACGGTGTAGTTGCCTGGGGGTACGTCGAAGTGGCAGACGACGGGGGATGTCCCGGAGCACTCGCTCGGCAGGGCATGTCCCCGATCGGAGCTACGGGCTTGTGCGGGGGCCCCGAGCAGGGTGGCGATCCCCACAGCGGCGCTGAGGAGAGCCGTTCGCCGGGCTGCTCTGCGTGGACGAGGTACAGAAGAAGGCATGACTGTCCCTTCACTGACTCACGGAGCCCCGTAGGGCGCGGGTGCCGGACTGCGACTGCGACCGGAAAGATGCGATGGAGCCGATCGAGCAGGCTGCGCCAACGCGAGCACTTTGGTGCAGGGGTGAACGCTCGTCAATATCTTGGGACAGATTGCTTCAGTGCGTGATCGACGGCTCGGCGAGGTTTCGGATCGCGCCTTCCGCGGTCGGCAGGTGCACGCGCGAACACACTGCGCAGCACTTGGCGCGAAGCAATAATTAATATTTAATGTTGTTGATCTGTTCGCCCGCCGTACCTGGAGACTGTTCGTGGATCATCTGCATTCGACCTGCAGCAGGCGCTTCGAAGGACGATGTGTCCTGGTGACCGGCGGTGCGTCCGGCATCGGTGCCGCGACAGCCCGGCGGCTGGCCTCCGAGGGGGCCGGTGTCCTGCTCGCCGACATCGACGCGCACGCCGGTCAGCGGGTCGCCGAAGGTATCCGTGACGCCGGTGGCCGTGCGCTCTTCCAGCACTGCGACGTGTCTGAGGAATCGTCGTGGCAGACGGCGGTCGACGCGGCCCGCGAGGCGTTCGGTCCGGTCCACTCGCTGGTGAGCAACGCCTACACCGTGCGGATCGGGGCGGCCGATGTGACCGACGCGGCGGAATGGAACCGGCAGCTCGCGGTCTCGCTCACCGGCTCCTACCTGGGCTTCCGTGCCTGCCTCGACGATCTGCGTACGACCGGCGGGAGCGCTGTCCTGGTCTCGTCGGTCCACGCGCTCGTCGGGTTGCCCGGGCGCCCTGCGTACGCGGCGGCCAAGGCCGGTCTGACGGGGCTGGCCCGGCAGCTCGCCGTGGAGTACGGAGGACAGGTCCGAGTCAACTCGGTCCTGCCCGGGCCAGTGCTCACCCAGGCGTGGGAGGACATCGACGAAACCGACCGGCGGGCCGCGGCCGAGGAGACCGCGGCACGGCGGCTCGGCCGGCCGGAGGAGATCGCCTCGACGATCGGCTTTCTCCTCAGCGACGACGCCTCCTTCATGACCGGCGCGTCACTCGTGGTGGACGGCGGATGGAGCGTCATGAAGAACTCATCCTGACCGGCAGTCCTCAGGAGCCCTTGTCGCGCTCCTGAACCGCCCGGCCCCGACCGACGCCGCGCTGTCCGCGGCCATCTCCTGGAGCACCTTCTTGAAGATCGCACGCGTCGAGACCTTCGCCGTACCACCTCGCTGGCTCTTCTGCCGCGTGGAGACCGACGACGGAGTCGTCGGCTGGGGCGAGCCGGTCGTCGAGGGACGAGCGGCGACAGTACGCACCGCCGTCCACGAGCTCGCCGAACTCCTCATCGGCAAGGACCCGATGCGTATCGAGGACCACTGGCAGGTCATGACGAAGGGCTCCTTCTACCGAGGAGGTCCCGTCCTGTCGAGCGCCGTCGCCGGACTGGACCAGGCGCTGTGGGACATCGCCGGCAAGACGCTGGGGGTACCCGTCCACGTGCTGCTGGGCGGGCCGGTACGGGAGCGGGTGCGGGCCTACAGCTGGGTGGGGGGAGACGAACCGGCGGAGATCGCCGACGCCGTCCAGGCGCAGGTGGAGGCCGGGTTCACCGCGGTGAAGATGAACGCCTCCGGCAGGATGAACCGGATCGCGAGCACCCGTGACATAGACGCCGTCGTCCAGCGCGCCGCGACGGCCCGCGAGGTCCTCGGCCCGGACCGCGACTTCGCCATGGACTTCCACGGCCGGTTCAACATGGCGAACTCCCGCCGGGTCCTGCCGTACCTCGCACCGCTGAATCCGCTGTTCGTCGAGGAACCCCTGCTGCCCGAGCACACCCACCTGCTGCGGGATGTCGTCACGGCGACGACCGTCCCCGTCGCCACGGGCGAACGTCTCTACTCGCGGACCGACGCGCTGCCCGCGCTCCAGGCCGGGATCGCCGTCCTGCAGCCGGACCTCTCGCACGCCGGCGGCATCTCCGAGGTGCGCCGTATCGCGGCCCTGGCGGAGACCTTCGACGTACTGGTGGCCCCGCACTGCCCGCTGGGGCCCCTCTCCCTCGCCGCGAGCCTGCAGATCGCGTTCTCCGTACCGAACTTCCTCATCCAGGAACAGAGCATCGGCATCCACTACAACGCAGGCGCCGAGGTGCTCGACTACGTCGTCGACCGCGAGGTGTTCCGCTTCGACGAAGGACATCTGAACCGTCCCACCCGGCCGGGACTGGGGATCGAGGTCGATGAGAGAGTCGTACGGGCGGCCGATGGGAAAACGCCGGACTGGCGTGGTCCGATCTGGCGCCACCCGGATGGTTCCTTCGCCGAGTGGTGAGCAGCGGCGCCCAGCGCTGCCCGCCGACCGCCCCGAGGTCCGTACCGGACGCACACGTAATATCACCGTCTCACCGGAGCCGTAAGACCCATGGAAACAGACGATTTCACCACCCGGCTGCGCCGCGACCGCCTCGTCGCGATCGTGCGGGGCCGCGATGCCGAAGCCTCGCTGCGCACGGTTCTGACCCTCGCGGACGAGGGCATCGGGCTCATCGAGGTCTCCCTGAACACGGCCGACGCCCTTACGGTCATCTCCCGAGCGGCGAGCGCCGTCGGCTCCTCCACCGCGATCGGGGCGGGGACCGTCGTCACCGCGGACGACGCCCGGCGTGCCCAGGAGGCAGGCGCGACCTGGATCGTCACGCCCGCGATCGGCGGCGGATTCGAGGAGGCCGTGGCCCGCCACCTGCCCGTGCTGGCGGGCGCGCTCACCCCGTCCGAAGCGGTCGCGGTGAGCACCGGAGGCGCGAGCGCCGTCAAGCTGTTCCCCGCCTCGCTGGGCGGCCCCGCATACCTTCGGGCCCTGCGCGACCCCTTCCCCGACCTGCCGTTCGTACCGGTCGGCGGCGTGGACGCGCAGGCGGCGGCGGAGTACTTCGCCGCGGGGGCTGTCGCCGTCGGAGTGGGCAGCCCGCTCGCCGGTGACGCCCCCCACGGCGGCGACCTGGCCGCCCTGCGGGAGCGGGCGAAGGACTTCCTGAGCGTCTGCCGTACGGAGGCGCACTCGTGAGCATTCCGGCCGTGGACGTCCTCACCTTCGGTGAGGCCATGCTCTCCTTGCAGACCGACGGGCCTCTGGGCGCGGGCGGTACGGCGCGGACGACGGTGGCGGGGGCGGAGTTCAATGTCGCGGTGGGAGTGGCGCGGCTCGGCCACCGCGTCTCGTGGACCGGACGCACCGGCAGGGACGAACCGGCCCGGGTGATCCTTCGCACCCTGCGCGGCGAGGGCGTGGAGACCAGCCACGCCACGACGGACCCGGAGGCGCCGACCGGTGCCATGCTGCGGGAGCGACGCGTCGCAGACCTGGCACGTGTGCACTACTGGCGCTCAGGATCCGCCGCCTCCCGCCAGCGGCCCGAGGACCTGGCCCCGGCCCTGGAAGCGGGGGCCCGCATCCTGCATGTGACCGGCATCACCTGTGCTCTGGGCGACGGCCCTCTGGCGGCGGTGAGGGCCGCCGCGGCCTACGCCGCCGAGCACGGATGGACGGTCTCCCTGGACGTCAACCACCGTACGCGGCTGTGGAGCCAGGAGGCTGCCGCGGCGGCGCTGCGCCCTCTGCTTCCCTACGTGGATGTCGTGATCGCGTCCGACGACGAACTTCCCCTGCTCTCCACCGAGCCCGGGACGGTCTCCGCCGGAGGAGAGGCAGACCTGATCGCGGAACTGTTCGCGGCCGGCATCGGAGAAGTCGTCGT from Streptomyces sp. QL37 harbors:
- a CDS encoding substrate-binding domain-containing protein encodes the protein MTDMLVAQRRERLLSELRASGGLKVVELAARLGVSRATVRRDLLDLENEGVLSRVRGGAMLATPAPSAVAQSVSAGGSIAKPERTLGLLVPSATYYYPRVVAGVREVATAHDARVVISLTDYTRDSDAQRIEELAESGASGLLVASPGGHELPDKTLHELERTGLPFVLLERQPQDPFAACEFVATDHRQGAFAAVRHLVRLGHAKVALFTNGSPTASLLQAGHQAAVSRLQLEQGAPVLDSGRPTLGSTEAAAQYDQFIEECLAGGVRAALVHSDHDAIELMRRMRLRHLHAPKDLALIAYDDEIASLADVPLTAVAPPKHEIGQQAARLLLDRLDASDPHSVPVRQLFMQPRLTIRASCGTQAGS
- a CDS encoding Tat pathway signal sequence domain protein translates to MGQISRRSVLTSAAAGGAVAWLSSTASAAASSPLEQPRAVPVQADGHDPVTLRWLEKDVPAELAAGTTWGVPWPAGSFAEDQDFSLTTESGQDVPVQSWPTGWWPDGSVKWTAHAISGTAARSESYRLAAGTAAKPESALKVHSGRDQITVNTGVIEVVFPRKGGLVIKSIRRGGTVIAENGHLIASRQDKPSTDPSPVVKTESFTGIVSAVTVEQDGPVRAVIKVEGKHKKARRAWLPFVVRFYLYAGSDGIRTVHNFVFDGDEKKDFINGLGIRFGVPMRGEPHDRHVRLAGQDQGVLSEAVRGLTGLRRDPGAAVRAAQHEGRATPDPSTWDSRVTSRLQYIPAFGDYSLRQLNAHGFEIHKRTKPGHSWIRVDGGKRAEGLGYVGSPTGGLAFGMRNFWQLHPTELEIAGAAGETAQVTVWMWSPRASAMDLRFYHDGMGQDTYPEQLEGLEITYEDYEPGFGTPYGVARTTEMTFWALEATPSAERFASLAAANSTPPLLASSPEHNHSARIFGSWSPVDRSVPAKAEIEDKLQAIHRYHREQVDQRSWYGFWDYGDIMHNYDGDRHTWSYDVGGHAWDNSELSTDLWLWYHYLRTGDASAFRFAEAMTRHTGEVDMYHIGKYQGLGTRHGVMHWGDSAKQVRISNAGYKRIFYFLTADERVGDVLHDLVDADRSFLVLDPVRKIREGDPFEPEPKAMPVGTTTDWGSLAMAWLTEWERHGRSIARTKLVNGATTIAAMPNGWVQSGAITYDLADGRFIGPTEPSVYIGSLSSVFGLIEVMTEVVDLVDDENVRKQWLMFCRLYNATKDEQRAVTGSDWGNLNLRQAYSRATAYAAHQLDDDALALRAWKELRTGHAGYPADHDFTSRRFEGPDVLNPVDEARFSANASAQFGLAAIQCLALVGDRA
- a CDS encoding rhamnogalacturonan acetylesterase — encoded protein: MGIATLLGAPAQARSSDRGHALPSECSGTSPVVCHFDVPPGNYTVSALLGGGTPGSTSVLAEARRTMLAETPTEAGRHALRTFTVNVREPEGQPTDPTGTPGLDLRFEGAAPRLSGLDVTPAHRTPQILLAGDSTVCDQWYVPYAGWGQELTQFLRRGISVANYADSGESTQSFLDNPVLFDALEARIRRGDLVLIQLAHNDKTTTATAYRANLTAMAERVTAKGGRPVFVTPIVRRRFNSDGTLNDVALHVTGQANLPVEMRSLAQELDVPLVDLTAMSQELVERLGPLESRDLYLTDVNGDNTHTSVHGATRYAALVLGDLKAQRLVPSRLIR
- a CDS encoding SDR family NAD(P)-dependent oxidoreductase → MDHLHSTCSRRFEGRCVLVTGGASGIGAATARRLASEGAGVLLADIDAHAGQRVAEGIRDAGGRALFQHCDVSEESSWQTAVDAAREAFGPVHSLVSNAYTVRIGAADVTDAAEWNRQLAVSLTGSYLGFRACLDDLRTTGGSAVLVSSVHALVGLPGRPAYAAAKAGLTGLARQLAVEYGGQVRVNSVLPGPVLTQAWEDIDETDRRAAAEETAARRLGRPEEIASTIGFLLSDDASFMTGASLVVDGGWSVMKNSS
- a CDS encoding sugar kinase codes for the protein MSIPAVDVLTFGEAMLSLQTDGPLGAGGTARTTVAGAEFNVAVGVARLGHRVSWTGRTGRDEPARVILRTLRGEGVETSHATTDPEAPTGAMLRERRVADLARVHYWRSGSAASRQRPEDLAPALEAGARILHVTGITCALGDGPLAAVRAAAAYAAEHGWTVSLDVNHRTRLWSQEAAAAALRPLLPYVDVVIASDDELPLLSTEPGTVSAGGEADLIAELFAAGIGEVVVKRGADGADLHLPGAAPVRAAARPVPVTDTVGAGDAFCAGYLSGLIDALDPEARLRRATTTAAFAVASDGDWEGLPHRDELALLDVTPGSAIR
- a CDS encoding bifunctional 4-hydroxy-2-oxoglutarate aldolase/2-dehydro-3-deoxy-phosphogluconate aldolase → METDDFTTRLRRDRLVAIVRGRDAEASLRTVLTLADEGIGLIEVSLNTADALTVISRAASAVGSSTAIGAGTVVTADDARRAQEAGATWIVTPAIGGGFEEAVARHLPVLAGALTPSEAVAVSTGGASAVKLFPASLGGPAYLRALRDPFPDLPFVPVGGVDAQAAAEYFAAGAVAVGVGSPLAGDAPHGGDLAALRERAKDFLSVCRTEAHS
- the dgoD gene encoding galactonate dehydratase, which codes for MKIARVETFAVPPRWLFCRVETDDGVVGWGEPVVEGRAATVRTAVHELAELLIGKDPMRIEDHWQVMTKGSFYRGGPVLSSAVAGLDQALWDIAGKTLGVPVHVLLGGPVRERVRAYSWVGGDEPAEIADAVQAQVEAGFTAVKMNASGRMNRIASTRDIDAVVQRAATAREVLGPDRDFAMDFHGRFNMANSRRVLPYLAPLNPLFVEEPLLPEHTHLLRDVVTATTVPVATGERLYSRTDALPALQAGIAVLQPDLSHAGGISEVRRIAALAETFDVLVAPHCPLGPLSLAASLQIAFSVPNFLIQEQSIGIHYNAGAEVLDYVVDREVFRFDEGHLNRPTRPGLGIEVDERVVRAADGKTPDWRGPIWRHPDGSFAEW